One window of Triticum dicoccoides isolate Atlit2015 ecotype Zavitan chromosome 5A, WEW_v2.0, whole genome shotgun sequence genomic DNA carries:
- the LOC119302030 gene encoding transcription factor bHLH130-like gives MYGAPLSKDLNLPAQLQPAANGVRTPPQMSSPGLLRYRSAPSAMFGDVCGDFLPASAGAGAGHRQGSPDHAADTGFARLLSGHHHQQHHPEMRDKPPRPAASHFTEDPAAASMASQQQQQLMYQSQQQMAAMEGLFRTASSGATDPVAAGNDSLLRQSSSPAGCVNHLNMDNGYGSMLRAGMAGAGGGGYRNGDARLKGQLSFSSRQGSVMSQISEMVGEEMGGGGSSGDDEAGSNGAGYGGIPGYPVVAPSAAAGWDEPSPSPSPSLLSSDGMSGPAAKRRPRDGAARQVKPQFSLPAGSKPSPSPEIAAIEKFLQFQDSVPCKIRAKRGCATHPRSIAERVRRTKISERIRKLQELVPNMEKQTNTSDMLDLAVDYIKELQMQVKVMKDGRASCTCAAGRPPRSFAS, from the exons ATGTACGGCGCGCCGCTGTCCAAGGACCTCAACCTGCCAGCCCAGCTGCAGCCGGCGGCCAACGGGGTGCGCACGCCGCCGCAGATGAGCTCCCCCGGCCTGCTGCGGTACCGGTCGGCCCCGAGCGCCATGTTCGGCGACGTGTGCGGGGACTTCCTCCCGGCCTCCGCCGGCGCCGGTGCCGGGCACCGCCAGGGCAGCCCGGACCACGCCGCCGACACCGGCTTCGCCCGCTTGctctccggccaccaccaccagcAACACCACCCCGAGATGAGGGACAAGCCTCCCCGCCCCGCCGCCAGCCACTTCACCGaggaccccgccgccgcctccatggcctcgcagcagcagcagcagctcatgtaCCAGTCGCAGCAGCAGATGGCCGCCATGGAGGGGCTGTTCCGCACGGCAAGCTCCGGCGCCACGGACCCCGTCGCCGCCGGCAACGACAGCCTGCTCCGGCAGAGCAGCTCCCCCGCCGGGTGCGTCAACCATCTGAACATGGACAACG GCTACGGGAGCATGCTCAGGGCGGGCatggccggcgccggaggaggagggtACAGGAACGGCGACGCGCGGCTCAAGGGGCAGCTGAGCTTCTCGTCGCGGCAGGGGTCGGTGATGTCGCAGATCTCGGAGATGGTCGGCGAGGagatgggcggcggcggcagcagcggcgacgACGAGGCCGGCAGCAACGGCGCCGGCTACGGCGGCATCCCCGGGTACCCGGTGGTcgccccctccgccgccgccggctggGACGAGccctcgccgtccccgtcgccctcGCTGCTGTCGTCCGACGGCATGTCCGGGCCGGCCGCGAAGCGGCGCCCGCGCGACGGCGCGGCGCGGCAGGTGAAGCCGCAGTTCAGCCTGCCGGCCGGCAgcaagccgtcgccgtcgcccgagaTCGCGGCCATCGAGAAGTTCCTCCAGTTCCAGGACTCGGTGCCGTGCAAGATCCGCGCCAAGCGCGGCTGCGCCACCCACCCCCGCAGCATCGCCGAACGG GTGAGGAGGACGAAGATCAGCGAGCGGATACGGAAGCTGCAGGAGCTCGTCCCCAACATGGAGAAG CAAACCAACACCTCCGACATGCTGGATCTCGCTGTCGACTACATCAAGGAGCTCCAGATGCAGGTCAAG GTGATGAAGGACGGCCGGGCGAGCTGCACCTGCGCGGCGGGCAGGCCGCCGAGGAGCTTCGCCAGCTGA
- the LOC119302032 gene encoding glucosamine 6-phosphate N-acetyltransferase 1-like, whose protein sequence is MEQPQAATASEAGAGVGADADAYRIRPLELGDLSKGFCDLLAQLSPSAPLTEDTFRSRFAELAALGGDHLVLVAEDAGTGRIAAAGAVLVERKFIRRCGTVGHVEDVVVDAAARGRGLGEGVVRRLVEHARARGCYKVILNCTPELRGFYAKCGFVEKNVQMGLYF, encoded by the coding sequence ATGGAACAACCGCAAGCAGCCACGGCGTCGGAGGCCGGCGCCGGCGTCGGCGCCGACGCCGACGCGTACCGCATCCGACCGCTCGAGCTCGGCGACCTCTCGAAGGGCTTCTGCGACCTCCTCGCGCAGCTCTCCCCCTCCGCGCCCCTCACCGAGGACACCTTCCGCTCCCGCTTCGCGGAGCTCGCGGCCCTGGGCGGCGACCACCTCGTCCTCGTCGCCGAGGACGCCGGCACGGGCCGCATCGCGGCCGCGGGAGCGGTGCTCGTGGAGCGCAAGTTCATCCGGCGCTGCGGCACCGTGGGGCACGTCGAGGACGTGGTGGTGGACGCCGCGGCGCGCGGCCGGGGGCTCGGCGAGGGCGTCGTGCGCCGCCTCGTGGAGCACGCGAGGGCGAGGGGGTGCTACAAGGTCATACTGAACTGCACCCCAGAGCTGAGGGGGTTCTACGCCAAGTGCGGATTCGTGGAGAAGAACGTCCAGATGGGGCTCTACTTCTGA
- the LOC119302031 gene encoding uncharacterized protein LOC119302031 encodes MVAAPIPAAGEATPPPEPPPSRVSVRSSSSSSRRRCALSSRFREPASPRRHAWVSLQGRLVAAEEAASAEAAAPGLAPDEATAWELFSPMHRVLLVATVAAASSRSHAARRIEQLQRSIHFRDEVLQSMQQKLDDLLGEMHSLQQQYVKCDSFISTQSEKVELVSSKKLMDEEGTRCCVCSQPVTAATPYKTKDFCGMDDAKSDVVDRTSVSLVDHEERRMSDLSDIWSVVSSVDNHLNGDNQLSSLAAEQELYNIQKECEEKDAIIKELTAAAHTSSTADAKRIAELQDILKRKNMVISKLKKDMSALKQMVVELTRAKRASSVNLNTACSEVPVMSSNILYDMSSTSPSSSDSESPVTAREYLNVQLTDGTPGDCESTGSSRVSVRKTSLPPAKSSVRSTVPLKEKCLNPKVETSFVGRQKQLISSNGDFKKTRRQSHQDSRNKATKRWI; translated from the exons ATGGTCGCCGCCCCCATCCCCGCCGCCGGCGAGGCGACCCCGCCCCCGGAACCGCCCCCGTCCCGCGTATCCGTtcgttcctcctcttcttcctcccggcGCCGATGTGCCCTCTCGAGCCGTTTCCGCGAGCCGGCGAGCCCGCGGCGCCACGCGTGGGTCTCCCTCCAGGGCCGCCTCGTCGCCGCCGAGGAGGCGGCGTCCGCCGAAGCGGCCGCGCCGGGCCTAGCGCCAGATGAGGCGACGGCGTGGGAGCTCTTCAGCCCGATGCACCGCGTTCTCCTCGTCGCCACCgtggcggccgcctcctcccgctccCACGCTGCCCGCCGCATCGAGCAGCTCCAGCGATCGATCCATTTCAGG GATGAGGTGCTGCAAAGCATGCAGCAGAAGCTGGATGATCTGTTGGGCGAGATGCACTCCCTGCAACAGCAATATGTCAAGTGCGACAGCTTCATTTCCACCCAGAGTGAAAAGGTTGAGCTGGTGAGCAGCAAGAAGCTAATGGATGAGGAGGGAACCAGATGCTGCGTGTGCTCACAACCAGTGACTGCTGCTACTCCTTACAAGACAAAG GATTTCTGTGGAATGGATGATGCAAAGAGCGATGTAGTTGATAGGACTAGTGTAAGTCTTGTGGATCATGAGGAGCGCCGGATGTCGGATCTCTCAGACATTTGGAGTGTCGTATCCTCTGTGGATAATCATTTAAACGGGGACAATCAG CTAAGTTCACTGGCAGCAGAACAAGAGTTGTATAACATTCAGAAGgagtgtgaagagaaggatgcgattATAAAGGAACTGACTGCAGCTGCACATACATCTAGCACTGCTGATGCCAAG AGAATTGCAGAGCTGCAGGATATTCTCAAAAGGAAAAACATGGTGATATCCAAACTGAAGAAAGACATGTCAGCTCTGAAGCAGATG GTTGTTGAACTAACAAGGGCTAAAAGAGCATCTTCTGTCAACTTAAATACAGCCTGCTCTGAAGTCCCAGTGATGTCAAGCAATATTTTATATGATATGAGCAGCACTAGCCCATCATCATCGGATTCTGAGTCTCCTGTAACAGCGAGAGAATACCTTAATGTGCAGCTCACTGACGGCACTCCAGGAGACTGTGAATCCACAGGAAGCTCTAGAGTATCAGTGCGAAAAACATCTCTTCCTCCAGCAAAATCATCAGTGCGCTCGACTGTCCCACTCAAAGAGAAATGTTTAAATCCAAAAGTGGAAACAAGTTTCGTTGGTAGACAGAAGCAACTTATATCCTCTAATGGAGACTTTAAAAAGACTAGACGACAAAGTCACCAAGATTCAAGGAATAAAGCTACAAAGAGATGGATATAG